One Haloterrigena salifodinae DNA window includes the following coding sequences:
- a CDS encoding Hsp20/alpha crystallin family protein yields the protein MGLSDLRKSVGSVLYRQVGRASGHVQNHRTLPVDVLETETAYRVVFDAPGAEPDDVQVRYLGGNVKIQIDRFRQYHEGYEMRFPGRGMELDGEAELPDDAVVDPDSGTATLTEAGTLRIDIPKDVAVDGDATDATEPGELTADD from the coding sequence GTGGGTCTAAGTGATCTCCGCAAATCAGTCGGTAGCGTCCTCTACCGACAGGTCGGTCGCGCGAGCGGACACGTCCAGAACCATCGCACGCTCCCCGTCGACGTGCTCGAAACCGAGACCGCCTACCGAGTCGTTTTCGACGCGCCGGGCGCCGAACCCGACGACGTCCAGGTTCGGTATCTCGGCGGCAACGTCAAGATCCAGATCGATCGGTTCCGCCAGTACCACGAGGGCTACGAGATGCGGTTCCCGGGTCGCGGGATGGAACTCGACGGCGAAGCGGAGTTACCCGACGACGCGGTCGTCGACCCCGACTCTGGAACGGCGACGCTGACCGAAGCCGGCACGCTGCGGATCGATATCCCGAAGGACGTCGCCGTCGATGGCGACGC
- a CDS encoding DUF7344 domain-containing protein produces the protein MDEACLRDVLEAVEAMESDASPDVLLNVLSDRYARYVLCHLSDESTATLDALTDTATGLAATESGAIATPGDREEIRLRLYHLVLPKLDAAGYLEFDSETRTVERDEIPAVLRELLQKET, from the coding sequence ATGGACGAAGCGTGTCTACGGGACGTCCTCGAGGCGGTCGAAGCGATGGAGAGCGATGCCTCTCCGGACGTTCTCCTGAACGTGCTCTCGGATCGGTACGCGCGATACGTACTGTGCCACCTCTCGGACGAATCGACCGCGACCCTCGACGCGCTCACGGACACGGCGACCGGACTGGCGGCGACTGAGTCGGGCGCTATCGCGACGCCCGGAGACCGCGAAGAGATACGCCTTCGCCTGTATCACCTCGTGCTTCCGAAACTCGACGCCGCCGGCTACCTCGAATTCGACAGCGAAACGCGAACCGTCGAGCGGGACGAGATTCCCGCCGTCCTCCGGGAACTACTGCAGAAAGAGACGTGA
- a CDS encoding heptaprenylglyceryl phosphate synthase, whose amino-acid sequence MDIDWDGITHVTKIDPAKSLPADLSVLEGTDLVLVGGSDDVTEANTLEAIAAIDDAVPSLPVFQEPYSSSHVSKSTIEAADYLSVPAVYNGDREHFVGKHVDLFTEVGSKPEALLGASLPVVGDLISSKGADAVADLATNVVGEGYVIQHLESTAAATSGVEATYSPEQVAGAALATETFYSFPIFYIEYSGTYGGPADVEAAARYLEETALFYGGGIDSRAKATEILEAGADAIVVGDCFHDDPETFRETIPA is encoded by the coding sequence ATGGACATCGATTGGGACGGGATCACTCATGTTACGAAAATCGACCCGGCCAAGTCCCTACCGGCTGATCTCAGCGTTCTCGAGGGGACCGACCTGGTGCTCGTCGGCGGCTCCGACGACGTCACCGAGGCCAACACGCTCGAGGCGATTGCGGCGATCGACGACGCCGTCCCCTCGCTCCCCGTCTTTCAGGAACCGTACAGTTCGAGTCACGTCTCCAAATCGACGATCGAGGCGGCGGACTACCTGTCCGTTCCGGCGGTCTACAACGGCGATCGGGAACACTTCGTGGGGAAACACGTCGACCTCTTTACCGAGGTCGGGAGCAAACCCGAGGCCCTCCTCGGCGCGAGCCTTCCGGTCGTCGGCGATCTGATTTCCTCGAAGGGGGCCGACGCGGTCGCGGACCTCGCCACGAACGTCGTCGGAGAGGGGTACGTAATTCAGCACCTCGAGTCCACGGCGGCGGCGACCTCCGGCGTCGAGGCGACCTACTCGCCCGAGCAGGTCGCCGGCGCGGCGCTGGCGACGGAGACCTTCTATAGCTTTCCGATCTTCTACATCGAGTACTCGGGCACCTACGGCGGCCCCGCGGACGTCGAAGCCGCCGCGCGCTACCTCGAGGAGACGGCGCTGTTCTACGGCGGCGGGATCGATAGTCGGGCGAAAGCGACGGAGATCCTCGAGGCCGGTGCGGACGCCATCGTCGTCGGCGACTGTTTCCACGACGATCCGGAGACGTTCCGGGAGACAATTCCGGCGTAG
- a CDS encoding radical SAM protein: MIDPETLSVTIVDGYVDEPAHFGVPPYISTYPRYAAGALVDAGVPREQITYHTIDRLRDEPDYWRDVDEADLMIYLGGMTVPGKYVGGTPAEPDEVRKLAWTANGTSLMGGPVKFGVGDENAGATETERQDLDFDFVAKGDVEAAVFDLVESGLEGFNNRMRDIDEVSRWAQEGAFIVEQHPNHPDHLIAELETSRGCAYRCSFCTEPLYGNPSFRPPPTVVGEVDALSDFGVRHFRIGRQADILAYGGDGEAPNPDALRQLYSGIREVAPDLETLHLDNMNPITIVNWPEESREGIRIIAEHNTPGDTAAFGLESADPVVQEENNLNVSAEECFEAVKIVNEEAGWRPGEDPADAPTFGDDAPRRLPKLLPGINLLHGLKGEREETYERNREFLQRVYDEGYMLRRINIRQVMSFDGTDMSDTGAEIANEHKQLFKRYKKQVREEIDNPMLERVAPPGTVLPDVHLEYHQDGRTFGRQLGTYPLLVGIPGERELGRTVDVAVVDHGYRSVTGVPYPLDINAASMDELTAIPGVGDSTAGDIVVNRPHESVTDADLGTEVDLEGFATTRAFEGAD, from the coding sequence ATGATCGACCCCGAGACGCTGTCGGTGACGATCGTCGACGGCTACGTCGACGAGCCCGCACACTTCGGGGTGCCGCCGTACATCTCGACGTACCCCCGCTACGCGGCGGGAGCGCTCGTCGACGCGGGGGTCCCCCGCGAACAGATTACGTACCACACGATCGATCGGCTCCGCGACGAGCCCGACTACTGGCGGGACGTCGACGAGGCCGACCTCATGATCTATCTGGGCGGGATGACCGTTCCCGGCAAGTACGTCGGCGGCACGCCGGCCGAACCCGATGAAGTCCGCAAACTCGCTTGGACCGCCAACGGGACGAGCCTGATGGGCGGCCCCGTCAAGTTCGGCGTCGGCGACGAGAACGCCGGCGCGACCGAGACCGAGCGCCAGGACCTGGACTTCGATTTCGTCGCCAAGGGCGACGTCGAGGCCGCCGTCTTCGACCTCGTCGAAAGCGGCCTCGAGGGCTTCAACAACCGGATGCGCGATATCGACGAGGTCTCGCGGTGGGCCCAGGAGGGCGCGTTCATCGTCGAGCAACACCCCAACCACCCCGACCACCTCATCGCCGAACTCGAGACCTCCCGCGGGTGCGCGTACCGCTGCTCGTTCTGTACGGAACCGCTGTACGGCAACCCCTCCTTCCGGCCGCCGCCGACGGTCGTCGGCGAGGTCGACGCCCTCTCGGATTTCGGCGTCAGACACTTCCGGATCGGCCGGCAGGCCGACATCCTTGCCTACGGCGGCGACGGCGAGGCGCCGAATCCGGACGCGCTCCGGCAACTCTACAGCGGCATCCGCGAGGTCGCGCCCGACCTCGAGACGCTGCACTTGGACAACATGAACCCGATCACGATCGTCAACTGGCCCGAGGAGAGCCGGGAGGGGATCCGGATCATCGCCGAGCACAACACGCCCGGCGACACCGCGGCGTTCGGCCTCGAGTCGGCTGACCCGGTCGTCCAGGAGGAGAACAACCTCAACGTCAGCGCCGAGGAGTGTTTCGAAGCGGTCAAAATCGTCAACGAGGAGGCCGGCTGGCGACCGGGCGAGGATCCCGCGGACGCCCCCACCTTCGGGGACGACGCTCCGCGTCGGCTGCCCAAGCTCCTCCCCGGAATCAACCTCCTCCACGGGCTCAAGGGCGAGCGCGAGGAGACCTACGAGCGCAATCGCGAGTTCCTCCAGCGGGTCTACGACGAGGGCTACATGCTCCGGCGGATCAACATCCGGCAGGTGATGTCCTTCGACGGCACCGATATGAGCGATACGGGGGCCGAGATCGCGAACGAACACAAACAGTTGTTCAAGCGGTACAAGAAGCAGGTCCGCGAGGAGATCGACAATCCGATGCTCGAGCGCGTCGCCCCGCCGGGCACCGTCCTGCCCGACGTCCACCTCGAGTACCACCAGGACGGGAGGACCTTCGGTCGCCAGCTGGGCACCTACCCGCTGCTGGTCGGCATCCCCGGCGAGCGCGAACTCGGCCGAACCGTCGACGTCGCGGTCGTCGACCACGGCTACCGCTCCGTGACCGGCGTCCCCTATCCGCTGGATATAAACGCCGCCTCGATGGACGAACTCACCGCGATTCCCGGCGTCGGCGACAGCACCGCCGGCGACATCGTCGTCAACCGACCTCACGAGTCGGTCACCGACGCCGATCTGGGAACCGAGGTCGACCTCGAGGGGTTCGCGACGACGCGAGCGTTCGAGGGTGCGGACTGA
- a CDS encoding DICT sensory domain-containing protein gives MNGLRDQIDEIEARQKLLEVHTDRDRVAAEFEQQFSTRNARVVRESSASSADRGFVIIRDADHEFRGALGIDHFRAVLSPEIHPPWALEDADVEYSDLFEFLENTLFTSYDRRQMLATSREIEERAWRTDAGTLFAGFQNSAALASQVSVYERMVRERNLGITIFVEDEYDERMADGIDVVSDAGGEIGAFWFVIFDGGGSDLRKCGLLAEEREPDRYYGFWTYDPDRIDEIVSSLRSLSDS, from the coding sequence ATGAACGGCCTTCGCGATCAGATCGACGAAATCGAAGCGCGGCAGAAGCTCCTCGAGGTGCATACGGACCGAGATCGAGTGGCGGCGGAGTTCGAGCAGCAGTTCTCGACGAGAAACGCACGCGTGGTCCGGGAATCGAGCGCGTCGAGTGCCGATCGTGGCTTCGTGATCATTCGAGACGCGGACCACGAGTTCCGCGGCGCATTGGGTATCGACCACTTTCGGGCCGTACTCTCTCCGGAGATTCACCCGCCGTGGGCGCTCGAGGACGCCGACGTCGAGTATTCCGATCTCTTTGAGTTCCTCGAGAACACGCTGTTCACCTCGTACGATCGACGGCAGATGCTGGCCACGAGTCGCGAGATTGAAGAGCGCGCCTGGCGGACCGATGCCGGCACGTTATTCGCCGGATTTCAGAATTCGGCGGCCCTTGCCTCTCAGGTCTCGGTCTACGAACGGATGGTACGGGAACGTAACCTCGGTATCACGATCTTCGTCGAGGACGAGTACGACGAGCGAATGGCCGACGGGATCGACGTGGTCTCCGACGCGGGCGGTGAGATCGGAGCGTTCTGGTTCGTGATCTTCGACGGCGGCGGAAGCGATCTGCGTAAATGCGGACTGCTCGCCGAAGAACGCGAACCCGATCGGTATTACGGGTTCTGGACGTACGATCCCGATCGAATCGACGAGATCGTCTCGTCTCTCCGTTCGTTGAGCGACTCCTAA
- a CDS encoding TRAM domain-containing protein, with protein sequence MEISEKLLCLFSADVSAEEDRYVIEVPRQEVETGDIDPEEVYRVALISREEDDAEESTAQPQTAPSEPQPPVDVGETRYVEIEDIGKQGDGIARVERGYVIIVPGADVGERVKVEVSEVKSNFAVGEIIEETF encoded by the coding sequence GTGGAAATATCTGAAAAACTCCTGTGTCTGTTCAGTGCGGACGTCTCGGCAGAGGAGGACCGATACGTCATCGAGGTACCACGTCAAGAAGTCGAAACCGGCGACATCGACCCGGAGGAGGTCTACCGCGTCGCGCTCATCTCACGCGAGGAGGACGACGCCGAGGAGTCGACGGCACAGCCCCAGACGGCACCGTCGGAACCGCAGCCACCGGTCGACGTCGGCGAAACACGCTACGTCGAAATCGAGGACATCGGCAAACAGGGCGACGGGATCGCTCGTGTCGAACGCGGCTACGTCATCATCGTCCCCGGTGCCGACGTCGGCGAACGCGTCAAGGTCGAAGTCTCGGAGGTCAAGTCCAACTTCGCCGTCGGCGAGATCATCGAGGAGACGTTCTAA
- a CDS encoding DUF7559 family protein, producing MPPTEEIVCTAEDCFLDIFENHYTYDVPDDLEVTDLACPVCGGTDCLEKVEL from the coding sequence ATGCCACCGACCGAGGAGATCGTCTGCACCGCGGAGGATTGTTTTCTCGACATTTTCGAGAACCACTACACGTACGACGTCCCCGACGACCTCGAGGTGACCGACCTCGCCTGCCCGGTCTGCGGGGGGACGGACTGCCTCGAGAAGGTCGAACTGTAG
- a CDS encoding YkgJ family cysteine cluster protein has product MQSLEAELEEARALDTDDLADAIESIGFECTRCGACCTGEDEDDHTATVFPDEVRELEESDEYDGDYDWRDVARPMPYGLSATEDGDLEGETFEWALQTDDCGDCTFYEEDESGTGACVAHDDRPLICRTYPFSVALAGTSQPMGEAVDEEGVVRAHECEGLGRDISRADAEDLARALKERAVRELEEAIAVRDEYAPADPDPGEVVVHDSEGAKRIDGTPLEE; this is encoded by the coding sequence GTGCAATCGCTTGAAGCCGAACTCGAGGAGGCCCGCGCGCTGGACACCGACGACCTCGCGGACGCCATCGAATCGATTGGCTTCGAGTGTACCCGCTGTGGTGCCTGCTGTACGGGCGAAGACGAGGACGACCACACGGCGACCGTTTTCCCCGACGAGGTACGGGAACTCGAGGAGAGCGATGAATACGACGGCGACTACGACTGGCGCGACGTCGCCCGGCCGATGCCGTACGGACTCTCGGCGACCGAGGACGGCGACCTCGAGGGCGAGACCTTTGAGTGGGCGCTCCAGACCGACGACTGCGGCGACTGCACCTTCTACGAGGAAGACGAGTCGGGGACGGGCGCCTGCGTCGCCCACGACGATCGACCGCTGATCTGCCGGACCTACCCCTTCAGCGTCGCCTTGGCCGGAACGAGCCAGCCGATGGGCGAAGCCGTCGACGAGGAGGGCGTCGTCCGCGCCCACGAGTGCGAGGGTCTGGGCCGGGACATCTCCCGCGCGGACGCCGAGGACCTGGCTCGCGCGCTGAAGGAACGCGCCGTCCGGGAACTCGAGGAGGCCATCGCCGTCCGGGACGAGTACGCACCCGCCGATCCCGACCCCGGCGAGGTGGTCGTCCACGATTCCGAGGGAGCCAAACGGATCGACGGGACGCCCCTCGAGGAGTGA